One part of the Candidatus Omnitrophota bacterium genome encodes these proteins:
- a CDS encoding Crp/Fnr family transcriptional regulator, with product MSPQRVHGIGREVFRVGKGAVLMREGETGKCAYFVLEGRLLVERDFGGKKEIVAEIGVNDIVGELAILDDEPRSATVIAAEDSTLLVLDKSRIHALIRHHPKIAEVVLKLLCRKLRTAHYAAHKNIDLQSPECWRRIGAILCLCAEVKKAPQDLFISFFDNIKALTDIPLQRIGLVLERLEKTGAVRTNGEQIEFVDQAMLRSFLLHCNEEFIEQDFPQPTPSKQYQALQVLTQYCRPVGEEMKWVDLPRKGIVELLASSDLWKTLSPAMQMQRAEEMLQCLTESGAIAFEISSPETLRIYFDKIEAYPKPKQEIEAFQTMKAVLFRPVS from the coding sequence ATGAGTCCGCAACGAGTTCATGGAATAGGGCGCGAAGTGTTTCGCGTCGGCAAGGGCGCGGTTTTGATGCGCGAGGGAGAAACCGGAAAATGCGCTTATTTCGTGCTGGAGGGGCGGCTGCTGGTCGAAAGAGATTTCGGCGGCAAGAAGGAGATTGTCGCGGAAATCGGCGTCAATGATATCGTAGGCGAACTCGCCATTCTCGATGACGAACCGCGTTCGGCGACGGTCATCGCGGCGGAGGATTCCACGCTGCTGGTCTTGGACAAGTCGCGCATCCACGCCCTCATCCGCCATCATCCCAAAATTGCAGAAGTGGTTTTGAAACTGTTATGCCGCAAGTTGCGCACGGCCCATTACGCCGCCCACAAAAACATCGATCTGCAATCTCCGGAATGCTGGCGGCGGATCGGCGCGATTCTCTGCCTTTGCGCCGAAGTGAAGAAAGCGCCGCAAGATTTATTCATATCCTTTTTCGACAACATTAAAGCGTTGACGGATATACCCCTGCAACGGATCGGCTTGGTTCTTGAACGCTTGGAAAAAACCGGCGCCGTCCGAACTAACGGCGAGCAAATCGAATTCGTGGACCAGGCGATGCTGCGCTCCTTCCTGCTGCATTGCAACGAGGAATTTATCGAACAGGATTTTCCCCAACCCACTCCCTCCAAGCAATATCAGGCTCTGCAAGTTCTAACCCAATACTGCCGTCCAGTTGGTGAGGAGATGAAGTGGGTGGATTTGCCGCGCAAGGGAATAGTGGAATTGCTCGCTTCCTCAGATCTATGGAAGACGTTGAGTCCCGCCATGCAAATGCAGCGCGCCGAAGAGATGTTGCAATGCCTGACGGAGAGCGGCGCCATCGCTTTCGAAATCTCCTCGCCGGAAACGCTTCGAATTTACTTCGATAAAATCGAAGCGTATCCTAAACCGAAGCAAGAGATCGAAGCCTTCCAAACCATGAAAGCCGTTCTATTCCGGCCTGTTTCCTGA
- the polA gene encoding DNA polymerase I gives MSKVFLVDGSSVFFRSYHGIRDLRRSDGKAVNALYGYLLTIRSLLNEYKPEEMAVAFDLPDKTFRKEMYESYKANRAQPPDDLIAQIPWIKKATELLGITQFEAAGFEADDIIGTLAARFSQQGKESVIVSSDKDLLQLVNGGVSVLRQTLQGNQLYTAKEVEERFGVKPEQMIDYLALTGDSSDNVPGVPGIGEKTAKDLIQQFGSLDNLYKNLNQLKGKKRENLLNHKDMAMLSQKLVTIHVNVPIDMGTDGVKIGAPDWEGLRAFYLEMEFRTFASELGGAPAKAEELRYETIRSFAELKEMIAQIKRRGACALDTETTSLDSLSARLVGFSFSVEERQGWYVPIGHSRGENLPREEAYSLLKEIVESDSIRKTGHNLKYDYHVLENEGFQLSGVKDDTLIASHLVQPERTTHKLDDLAIGQLGMKMTPISDLIGSGKNQGCMADVDIEKVSPYACEDADAAWRLNQKLAPRIEELGLARLYRGVEIPLMTVLAAMERRGIKVDPAILQEQSCELGAEMDRLAAEIFQSVGREFNLNSPMQLAEILYDDLQLLSGRKRSTRADILEKLADEGVPIAVKILEYRHRQKIKSTYLDALQQLIRPTTGRVHTTYNQTSANTGRISSSDPNLQNIPIRTDVGRRVRRAFVAKAGCLLLSLDYSQIELRILAHVSKDPGLLAAFAAGEDIHRRTAAEIFGAPLEQVTPDMRRKAKEINFGLNYGMSSYGLAKRLNIPENEAAACIEKYFKRYPAVQRYMDEIIAFAQEKSYVLTVLGRRISTPGLRDSNRMHQENAKRAAINAPIQGSSADLLKAAMVNVHRALNPDEAAILLTVHDELILEVKEERAEAVNRLCRELMESALEISIPIPVECSIGSSWADLK, from the coding sequence ATGAGCAAGGTTTTTTTGGTTGACGGCAGTTCCGTGTTTTTCCGTTCTTATCACGGCATTCGCGACCTTCGGCGTTCGGACGGAAAGGCGGTTAACGCCCTATACGGCTACTTGCTGACTATCCGGAGCTTGCTAAACGAATACAAACCAGAGGAAATGGCCGTCGCTTTCGATCTGCCGGATAAAACTTTCCGCAAGGAAATGTACGAATCCTATAAGGCCAATAGGGCGCAGCCTCCGGACGATCTCATCGCTCAAATTCCCTGGATCAAGAAGGCGACGGAACTATTGGGCATCACTCAATTTGAGGCGGCGGGTTTCGAAGCCGACGACATTATCGGGACTCTGGCGGCGAGATTTTCCCAACAAGGAAAAGAGAGCGTTATCGTTTCGTCGGATAAGGACCTGCTGCAACTGGTGAACGGCGGCGTTTCCGTCTTGCGCCAGACGCTGCAAGGCAACCAACTCTATACGGCCAAAGAAGTGGAAGAACGCTTCGGCGTGAAGCCGGAACAGATGATCGACTATCTTGCTCTCACCGGCGATAGCAGCGACAACGTCCCCGGCGTTCCCGGCATCGGCGAGAAAACAGCGAAGGATTTGATTCAACAATTCGGTTCTTTGGATAATCTCTATAAAAACCTGAATCAATTGAAAGGCAAGAAACGGGAAAATCTGCTTAACCATAAAGATATGGCCATGCTTTCCCAAAAGCTCGTAACCATTCATGTGAATGTTCCCATTGATATGGGAACGGACGGCGTAAAAATCGGCGCGCCGGATTGGGAAGGTCTGCGCGCATTCTATCTCGAAATGGAATTCCGCACTTTCGCCAGCGAACTTGGCGGCGCTCCCGCCAAGGCGGAAGAACTTCGCTACGAAACCATCCGCTCCTTCGCCGAACTGAAGGAAATGATCGCGCAAATCAAGCGTCGGGGCGCTTGCGCGCTGGATACGGAGACGACGTCGCTAGATTCGCTCAGCGCCCGTCTTGTGGGATTTTCCTTCAGCGTGGAAGAACGGCAAGGCTGGTATGTACCCATCGGCCATAGCCGAGGAGAAAATCTTCCCCGCGAAGAAGCGTACTCGCTTTTGAAAGAGATTGTCGAATCCGACTCGATCCGTAAAACCGGCCATAATCTTAAATACGATTATCACGTCTTGGAAAACGAAGGCTTCCAGCTGAGCGGCGTCAAAGACGATACCTTGATCGCCTCGCATCTCGTCCAGCCGGAACGAACAACTCATAAACTGGACGATCTCGCCATCGGCCAATTGGGAATGAAGATGACGCCCATTTCCGATCTCATCGGAAGCGGCAAAAACCAAGGATGCATGGCGGACGTAGACATCGAAAAAGTCTCCCCCTACGCCTGCGAAGACGCCGACGCCGCCTGGCGCCTGAACCAAAAACTTGCGCCCCGCATCGAGGAACTCGGTCTGGCGCGCCTCTATCGCGGCGTGGAAATACCCCTTATGACGGTCCTCGCCGCCATGGAAAGGCGCGGGATCAAGGTGGACCCCGCGATCCTGCAGGAACAATCCTGCGAGCTGGGCGCGGAAATGGATCGATTGGCGGCGGAAATCTTTCAATCCGTTGGACGTGAATTTAATCTCAATTCCCCTATGCAACTGGCGGAAATCTTGTATGATGATTTACAACTTCTATCGGGGCGGAAACGATCGACCCGGGCGGATATTCTGGAAAAGCTGGCGGATGAGGGCGTTCCCATCGCCGTGAAAATTCTGGAATACCGCCATCGGCAGAAGATCAAATCCACGTATCTCGACGCGCTTCAACAACTCATTCGCCCAACGACCGGACGCGTCCATACGACGTACAATCAAACGTCGGCCAATACAGGGAGAATTTCCAGCAGCGATCCCAATTTACAAAATATTCCTATCCGAACGGATGTAGGACGCCGCGTACGGCGCGCTTTCGTCGCGAAAGCGGGTTGCCTTTTGCTCTCATTGGATTACTCGCAGATCGAGTTGCGCATCTTGGCGCACGTCTCCAAGGATCCTGGATTATTGGCGGCGTTCGCCGCAGGCGAGGACATCCACAGGCGGACGGCGGCGGAAATCTTTGGAGCGCCGCTTGAGCAAGTAACGCCGGATATGCGCCGCAAAGCCAAGGAGATCAACTTCGGCCTCAATTACGGCATGTCTTCCTATGGTTTGGCGAAACGATTGAATATACCGGAAAATGAAGCGGCGGCGTGCATCGAAAAGTACTTTAAGCGATATCCTGCGGTCCAACGGTATATGGATGAAATTATCGCTTTCGCCCAGGAAAAATCGTACGTTCTTACTGTCTTGGGGCGGCGCATCTCTACGCCGGGGTTGCGCGATTCTAACCGGATGCATCAAGAGAACGCCAAGCGGGCGGCCATCAACGCGCCTATTCAAGGCTCCTCGGCGGACCTGTTGAAAGCGGCGATGGTGAACGTCCATCGCGCCTTGAATCCCGATGAGGCCGCCATCCTGTTGACGGTGCATGATGAGTTGATATTAGAAGTAAAAGAAGAACGGGCGGAAGCCGTCAACCGTCTCTGCCGGGAATTGATGGAAAGCGCTTTGGAAATTTCGATTCCCATTCCCGTCGAATGCTCAATCGGTTCGAGTTGGGCGGACCTGAAATGA
- a CDS encoding ABC transporter ATP-binding protein, with translation MRRPFFVQRGKGGRFSLDDMNIQLFQSELSVFSKIWKYVRRYKGRLILSVVCSAMISVLNVALIALLKPSVETIFDKIPKTHSTDFLSFLLAPIYSFIKNYAEENILGTLAFICFCVLFLSALNGVFKYIQEYMVRWIGNRVILDLQHDLYDRMTHFNAAYFSNNRVGSLISYYTVDIRTIGVTIFQVFGRLMLDPLNLLAIMIFLLSIQWKLTLLYAVIFPFIFLTMRYYAGKNRRAGRKAQDIMARLGSFLQEHFSYIRLIQGYNMYDRQRGKFQAETRGVFGATMSMARATAASSPINEFLGLFAICCILMLGGWMMKSDRSGLFSGGVFVTYIMALVALYQPVKRLERAIQEIQIGVASAERVFQSLETDASLPEKADAVEVSSFERDIVFDKVSFSFDGITKVLKDISFTVRKGEHIAIVGPSGAGKTTLINLIPRFYDPIAGSVRLDGADLRSLKLESLRRLISFVSQDVMIFGDTAWMNLTCGETRYTPEQVMKAAQAAYADEFLLALPQGLDAVIGERGESLSGGQCQRIAIARAFLRDTPILIFDEATSSLDSESELHIKQSLERLMKGRTTFIIAHRLSTILHADRIVVLDRGDLVDIGPHRVLIQRCELYQRLYHLQFNPGETAPPAGEAVIGR, from the coding sequence ATGCGGCGCCCGTTTTTCGTTCAACGCGGGAAGGGCGGCCGCTTCAGCCTTGACGATATGAACATCCAATTATTTCAAAGCGAATTGAGCGTTTTCTCAAAGATTTGGAAATACGTTCGGCGTTATAAAGGGCGCTTGATTCTATCCGTTGTGTGCAGCGCGATGATTTCGGTATTAAACGTCGCCTTAATCGCTTTATTAAAACCCTCAGTGGAAACAATCTTTGACAAAATACCTAAAACTCATTCTACCGATTTTCTGAGTTTTCTTCTGGCTCCTATTTATTCGTTCATCAAAAATTATGCGGAAGAAAACATCCTGGGAACATTAGCGTTCATCTGTTTCTGCGTCCTTTTTCTCTCCGCCCTCAACGGCGTTTTCAAGTACATACAGGAGTATATGGTTCGCTGGATCGGAAACCGCGTCATCCTCGATCTTCAGCACGATCTTTACGACCGCATGACCCATTTCAACGCCGCTTATTTTTCCAACAACCGCGTCGGCTCTCTCATTTCCTACTATACGGTCGATATACGAACCATCGGCGTTACCATTTTTCAGGTCTTTGGAAGATTAATGCTCGATCCCCTCAATCTTCTAGCCATCATGATATTTCTACTTTCCATTCAATGGAAACTTACGCTTCTCTACGCCGTCATTTTCCCGTTCATCTTCTTGACGATGAGATACTACGCCGGCAAAAACCGCCGCGCCGGACGCAAAGCGCAGGACATTATGGCCCGGCTCGGTTCTTTCCTGCAAGAGCATTTCAGCTACATCCGCCTCATCCAGGGCTATAACATGTACGATCGCCAGCGCGGTAAATTCCAGGCGGAGACGCGCGGCGTCTTCGGCGCCACCATGTCCATGGCGCGCGCCACCGCCGCCTCTTCTCCCATCAACGAATTTCTCGGCCTTTTCGCCATCTGTTGCATCTTGATGTTAGGTGGATGGATGATGAAATCTGATCGAAGCGGCTTATTCAGCGGCGGAGTCTTCGTTACGTACATCATGGCGCTGGTTGCTCTCTATCAGCCGGTAAAAAGGCTGGAGCGCGCAATCCAGGAAATACAAATCGGCGTGGCTTCAGCGGAGCGCGTTTTCCAATCGCTGGAGACGGACGCCTCGCTTCCGGAAAAAGCGGACGCCGTTGAGGTCTCCTCCTTCGAGCGGGATATCGTCTTCGATAAAGTTTCCTTCTCCTTCGACGGCATAACGAAAGTCTTGAAGGATATCTCCTTCACTGTCCGCAAGGGCGAACATATCGCCATCGTCGGCCCCAGCGGCGCGGGCAAGACGACGCTCATCAATCTCATTCCCCGTTTTTACGATCCTATCGCTGGCAGCGTGAGGTTGGACGGCGCCGATCTCCGTTCGTTGAAACTAGAATCGTTACGGCGGCTCATTAGCTTCGTCTCCCAAGACGTCATGATTTTCGGCGATACGGCTTGGATGAACCTCACTTGCGGCGAAACGCGCTATACTCCCGAACAAGTCATGAAAGCGGCGCAAGCCGCCTACGCCGACGAGTTTCTTCTCGCCTTGCCCCAAGGTCTCGACGCCGTCATCGGCGAACGCGGCGAATCGCTCTCCGGCGGACAATGCCAACGCATCGCCATCGCCAGAGCTTTCCTGCGCGACACGCCGATTCTTATCTTCGACGAAGCCACTTCGTCGCTCGACAGCGAATCGGAACTGCATATCAAGCAATCTCTCGAACGCTTAATGAAAGGCCGCACCACTTTCATCATCGCCCATCGCCTCTCCACCATTCTTCACGCCGACCGGATCGTCGTTCTCGACCGCGGCGATCTCGTCGATATCGGCCCCCATCGCGTATTGATCCAACGCTGCGAACTCTACCAGCGTCTTTACCATCTTCAATTCAATCCAGGAGAAACGGCGCCTCCAGCCGGTGAAGCCGTTATCGGCCGATGA
- the coaE gene encoding dephospho-CoA kinase (Dephospho-CoA kinase (CoaE) performs the final step in coenzyme A biosynthesis.) yields the protein MSDKKDRRTPLAGKVIGVTGNPGAGKSAAARLLEEKGARVISGDSLGYEMLRSGSPVFPALIQTFGEGILGADGEIDRTALGEIVFGSPEQLQRLNCIVHPPMLERIRGEIERFRASQEKGPLVVDAALLYEWGIEKWFDKIILVAAPKEIRRNRFLSLRGGEGSRFDKREESQIPQEEKEKKADAVLYNQGDLMALRSQIELLFDNRKD from the coding sequence TTGAGCGATAAAAAAGATCGGCGAACGCCGCTGGCGGGAAAAGTCATTGGCGTGACGGGGAATCCCGGCGCGGGAAAATCGGCGGCGGCCCGCCTATTGGAAGAAAAAGGCGCTCGCGTCATCAGCGGCGACAGCCTTGGGTATGAGATGCTGCGTTCCGGTTCGCCTGTCTTTCCGGCGCTGATTCAGACTTTTGGGGAAGGAATACTCGGCGCGGACGGCGAGATTGACAGAACAGCGTTGGGCGAGATCGTTTTCGGTTCTCCAGAACAGTTGCAACGCCTGAACTGTATTGTTCATCCGCCGATGTTGGAACGGATTCGCGGCGAAATCGAACGCTTCCGCGCTTCGCAAGAAAAGGGGCCTTTGGTAGTGGACGCGGCTCTGCTTTACGAATGGGGAATTGAAAAGTGGTTCGATAAGATTATTCTTGTCGCTGCTCCCAAAGAAATCAGGCGAAATAGGTTTCTATCGCTGCGCGGAGGCGAAGGAAGCCGATTCGACAAGCGGGAAGAATCCCAAATCCCGCAGGAAGAAAAGGAAAAAAAAGCGGACGCCGTTTTGTATAACCAAGGGGATTTGATGGCGCTTCGCTCACAAATAGAACTATTATTCGATAATCGAAAGGATTAA
- a CDS encoding glycosyltransferase family 39 protein: MTKKCLAVFLVLALHAAILWDSARRESATVDELSHLASGLYSLTTCDFRMNRVSPPLQNLICALPAYLAQDCQLTYDSYCWKMGIWNGSGDQLLKDNPDHFHQILMAGRTGTMFLSVILCFVIFLWSKELCGFLPAFFVLILAALEPNLLAHGHLATADTAPSLMFLTTGYLFWRFTRQPSRRRLLYVGIAFGFAWYSKQSGALLLPALFACFFIFSFFTQEKGNILFLEKWKGYRPIPQSLLHSAMLTGATAIIGFSILWAAYGCEIGDSIPGPRKPQFSYLWKDLQTPINTVSFLLRGHGVKSDGDNPDDPLWLFLRRHTPLFSHIEGFLSNRAHLRIGHRAYFMGEISTSGWRSYYPILFLIKTPMPLLLIFLAGMLLLALRAIRIDAMMASALFVIPAIYAYALIFMNTANIGYRHALPILPFLLVSMAGAAAAFAAQSFTASFAAFSLSDAARLPTKRERWLLGLFAIGLLAWSAADAFAIHPHHLAYFNQLIGGPRNGHYYAVDSNLDWGQDLLFLKRYIEKENLQDVHLLYFGPEKLPLAYKVPCALVDRSKPLPPGLCVVSASALHGIGAGDIYPHLLPFQNRKPDDYVTPSLLVYRIP; this comes from the coding sequence ATGACAAAGAAATGCCTGGCCGTTTTTCTCGTTTTAGCGCTTCATGCGGCGATTCTCTGGGATAGCGCCCGACGTGAATCGGCGACGGTGGACGAATTGAGCCATCTCGCTTCAGGCCTCTATTCGCTGACGACTTGCGATTTCCGCATGAATCGCGTCTCGCCGCCTTTGCAAAACCTCATCTGCGCGCTGCCCGCCTATCTCGCTCAAGATTGCCAACTTACTTACGATTCCTATTGCTGGAAAATGGGAATATGGAATGGTTCCGGCGATCAATTGTTGAAAGACAATCCCGATCATTTTCATCAAATTCTCATGGCGGGCCGAACAGGAACCATGTTTCTATCGGTTATACTCTGTTTCGTGATTTTTCTCTGGTCGAAGGAATTGTGTGGATTTCTACCTGCATTCTTTGTATTAATCTTGGCGGCGTTGGAACCGAATCTTCTGGCTCACGGCCATTTGGCTACCGCCGATACAGCTCCCTCATTGATGTTTCTGACGACGGGTTATCTTTTCTGGCGCTTTACTCGCCAGCCATCGCGTCGGCGGCTGCTGTATGTGGGAATCGCCTTCGGCTTCGCTTGGTATTCCAAGCAATCCGGCGCGCTTTTGCTTCCGGCTCTATTTGCATGTTTTTTCATCTTTTCTTTTTTTACTCAAGAAAAAGGGAATATTCTTTTCCTGGAAAAATGGAAAGGGTATAGACCGATTCCGCAATCGCTTCTCCATTCCGCCATGCTGACGGGGGCGACTGCCATCATAGGCTTTTCGATTTTATGGGCGGCATACGGCTGCGAAATCGGAGATTCGATTCCCGGACCGCGCAAACCGCAATTCAGTTATTTATGGAAAGATTTGCAAACGCCGATCAACACGGTTTCGTTTCTGCTGCGCGGGCATGGCGTGAAATCCGACGGCGACAATCCCGACGATCCTCTCTGGCTTTTTCTGCGGCGGCATACTCCCCTCTTCAGCCATATCGAAGGATTCCTATCCAATCGCGCCCATCTGCGCATCGGCCACCGCGCTTATTTCATGGGCGAAATTTCTACTAGCGGCTGGCGTTCATACTATCCAATTCTATTTCTTATCAAAACGCCTATGCCTTTATTATTGATATTCTTAGCGGGGATGCTGTTGCTCGCCCTGCGCGCCATTCGCATCGACGCCATGATGGCGTCAGCTCTCTTCGTCATTCCCGCAATCTACGCCTACGCGCTAATCTTCATGAATACGGCCAACATCGGCTATCGCCACGCCTTGCCCATCCTTCCATTTCTTTTGGTTTCCATGGCGGGCGCGGCGGCCGCCTTCGCGGCGCAATCTTTCACGGCTTCTTTTGCCGCTTTTTCGTTATCGGACGCCGCTCGTCTTCCAACGAAACGGGAACGTTGGCTGCTTGGTTTATTCGCGATAGGATTGCTCGCTTGGAGCGCGGCGGATGCATTCGCTATCCATCCCCATCACCTTGCTTATTTCAACCAACTCATCGGCGGTCCCCGGAACGGCCATTATTACGCCGTCGATTCCAACCTGGATTGGGGGCAAGATCTGCTTTTCTTGAAACGGTATATCGAAAAGGAAAATCTGCAGGACGTCCATCTTCTCTACTTCGGCCCGGAAAAATTGCCCTTAGCCTATAAAGTACCCTGCGCACTCGTCGATCGTTCCAAACCGTTGCCGCCGGGACTGTGCGTCGTCAGCGCCTCCGCTCTTCACGGAATCGGGGCTGGCGATATCTATCCCCATTTGCTTCCGTTCCAAAACCGGAAGCCCGACGATTACGTCACTCCCTCCCTGTTGGTATATCGGATTCCTTAA
- the rho gene encoding transcription termination factor Rho, protein MESKTFTRRPRNNIKSYEKNGVNSNNNNNNNNNNSWKSGGDKRSIDRNRYEERSRYEAPSAAVETAPAAVANAPADSSTVAAAEHVRTLEMEGLKKKTVTELMTLAHEMNLEGLSGIRKQDLIYRILEHAAKIQSEKGSQLEGSGVLEALPEGFGFLRSADYCYLPGPDDIYVSPSQIRRFGLRKGDTVSGVIRPPKEGERYFALLKVNSINGEPPEAARDKILYDNLTPLFPTKRIHMETRSERISSRIIDLITPMGKGQRALIVAPPNSGKTMLLQEIANSITTNHPEVFLIVLLIDERPEEVTDMERTVKGEVIASTFDEPPDRHVQVAEMVIEKAKRLVEYRHDVVILLDSITRLARAYNQVAPHSGKILSGGIDSSALIPPKRFYGAARNIEEGGSLSIMATALIDTGSRMDDVIYEEFKGTGNLELHLDRKLAERRIYPSIDINRSKTRKEELLLERGELERVWLLRKVLNEMNASEAVELLIERMKRTKTNREFLETLHQADL, encoded by the coding sequence ATGGAATCGAAAACCTTTACAAGACGTCCCCGGAATAACATTAAATCGTATGAGAAGAATGGCGTAAATTCCAATAACAATAATAACAACAATAATAACAACAGTTGGAAATCGGGGGGAGACAAGCGTTCCATCGACCGCAACCGCTATGAAGAACGCAGCCGCTACGAAGCGCCATCCGCCGCCGTCGAAACCGCTCCCGCCGCCGTTGCGAACGCCCCTGCCGATTCTTCTACCGTCGCCGCGGCGGAGCATGTCCGCACGCTGGAGATGGAAGGTTTGAAAAAGAAGACCGTTACCGAGCTGATGACATTGGCTCACGAAATGAACCTGGAGGGCTTGAGCGGCATCCGCAAGCAGGATTTGATCTATCGCATCTTGGAACACGCCGCCAAAATCCAAAGCGAAAAAGGCAGCCAGTTGGAAGGCAGCGGCGTTCTCGAAGCTCTTCCCGAAGGCTTTGGATTTCTGCGCAGCGCCGATTATTGCTACTTGCCGGGTCCTGACGATATATACGTCTCCCCCTCGCAAATCCGCCGTTTTGGACTGCGCAAGGGCGACACCGTCTCCGGCGTGATTCGCCCTCCCAAGGAAGGCGAACGCTATTTCGCTCTTTTAAAAGTCAACAGCATCAACGGCGAGCCGCCCGAAGCCGCCCGCGACAAAATTCTCTACGACAACCTTACGCCTCTCTTTCCCACGAAGAGAATTCACATGGAAACGCGGTCGGAACGCATCTCCTCGCGGATCATCGACCTGATCACGCCGATGGGCAAAGGACAGCGCGCCCTCATCGTCGCGCCGCCCAATTCCGGCAAGACTATGCTGTTGCAGGAAATCGCCAACAGCATTACTACCAACCATCCCGAAGTTTTTCTCATCGTCCTTTTGATCGACGAACGGCCGGAAGAAGTCACCGACATGGAACGCACGGTCAAGGGCGAAGTCATCGCCTCCACCTTCGACGAGCCGCCTGACCGCCATGTCCAGGTCGCCGAAATGGTCATCGAAAAAGCCAAGCGCTTGGTGGAATACCGCCACGACGTCGTCATTCTTTTGGACAGCATCACCCGCCTCGCCCGCGCCTATAACCAAGTTGCGCCTCACAGCGGTAAGATTCTTTCCGGCGGCATCGACTCCAGCGCTCTCATTCCGCCCAAGCGATTCTACGGCGCCGCCCGCAATATCGAGGAAGGCGGCAGTCTCTCCATCATGGCCACCGCCCTGATCGACACCGGCAGCCGCATGGACGACGTCATTTACGAAGAATTCAAAGGCACCGGCAACCTCGAACTTCATCTCGATCGCAAACTAGCGGAACGGCGCATCTATCCTTCCATCGACATCAACCGCTCCAAAACGCGCAAGGAAGAATTGCTGCTGGAACGCGGCGAACTTGAACGCGTTTGGCTGCTGCGCAAGGTTCTCAACGAAATGAACGCCAGCGAAGCGGTGGAACTGCTCATCGAACGCATGAAACGAACCAAAACCAACCGGGAATTCCTGGAAACCCTTCACCAGGCCGATTTATAA